The genomic DNA AACCGATTTCTAATAACAAATACTTAATATATCTACTTCTATCCTTAATCCTAACAATTGAGTTCACTGCCCTTCTACTCAAAACGATAAATTTCGAAAACCTGGGATTTACATTATAACCGGTCAAGAATTTACTTGCTTTAAAAAATGCCCAAGAAAATAATTTGTCTATAAAGGTTTTATCTCTCTCATCACTTTTTTCTGCAATTACAACATCATAACCGGATATTGACTTATCTATCAATTGCGGAATTAAAGACGGCGGGTCATAATTAACATCCATCAATACAATAAAATCCCCTATACAATTATTTAATGCAGCTAAATATGTAACCTCATCATCATACTGTTTAGATAAAATTATCAACCTGATATTTTTTATTTCTTTCAGTATTTCCTTCACTCTTGAAACAGAGGCGTCCGTAGAGCCATTATCAATTAAAACTAATTCATAATTTGCATACGAGCTTTTAAGAACCTCTATCGTGTCTTTAATGTAAGATTCTATTATCTCAGCATTGTTATTGATGACCGTTGCTACTGAAATTAAGTTGTCTATATTCATAATACTCTCTCTCCCCACAATAACATATTGTCAAATTTACTGATACTCGATGTTCAAGTTTTTTAATGAAGATAAAAGAGATGTAACGAAATTTAGCCTCGTAGAGGACTCTTAAACAGATTAAACGGATTTTTCTTTTTGTAAGCAAATTGAACGGATTAAACGGATTTTTTTTATTTTTTTTCCGCTAAATCCGCTTACTAACAATATTCCTCCTTCCGCTTACCATAGACGGAGTTAAAAAACATTTTTTGCAATTCAATTCTACAACGGAACTTCCCTTCTATTTAAAGGCAAAAATTTAGCATAACCATTTGATTTTCAATAAGATATAGCGATATCTCTTGTTTCTGATTCCTATCTACAATTGAAAGGGGGATTTAATTTCTCATCCCTTATGATTATATAATAGCATATTAATTAAATTTTATCAAGCATTTTTTTACTAATACTCGTATGCATACTTTCAAAGTCTCTTTTTATAGACTCTTTTTGAGGGGAAG from bacterium includes the following:
- a CDS encoding glycosyltransferase; translation: MNIDNLISVATVINNNAEIIESYIKDTIEVLKSSYANYELVLIDNGSTDASVSRVKEILKEIKNIRLIILSKQYDDEVTYLAALNNCIGDFIVLMDVNYDPPSLIPQLIDKSISGYDVVIAEKSDERDKTFIDKLFSWAFFKASKFLTGYNVNPRFSKFIVLSRRAVNSIVRIKDRSRYIKYLLLEIGFSHATIPYIRINRSGHQRKEDYFKAFAFAIEVIVSNSEKLIRIASFIGLLASMMNLFVILYVLTGFVFFQKYIPQGWISTQLVNATMFFLLFLILAIIGEYVARILRETKKGDIYFLADEANSSVFPENIDRKNVI